A genomic segment from Vicinamibacteria bacterium encodes:
- a CDS encoding serine/threonine-protein kinase produces the protein MPSLGRYEVLGKLGEGAMGVVYRARDKSLGRVVALKMLSADLGADDELHQRFEREAVAIGRLNHPNIVTVYDLGESEGHLFMAMELLEGDDLRALIERQVDIPLADRVRVMGQICEGLGYAHGKGVVHRDVKPANIFVTSGGQVKILDFGLARVATTDTITRAGVIMGTPDYMSPEQATGRPLDQRTDIFSAGAVFYEFLTLQKPFKGKTLHSVLYQILSEEPEAVLTLNPELPARVALLVHRMLRKDPDRRYPSMEDAGREVQRIHAALRRSGSRSALPVAAPPLSEERRGRVRDHLTRGRGHFEAGHWKQAAAEMSEALAVDPDCGEAAELLWGAGRRLVGGGRPEPPPDPEAEARIVALLARAAPGRPPDEARRALAELALVAPDDVRLADLVRERSGRDRDH, from the coding sequence ATGCCCAGCCTAGGCCGCTACGAAGTACTCGGCAAGCTGGGGGAAGGGGCTATGGGGGTCGTCTACCGGGCCAGGGACAAATCCCTGGGCCGGGTAGTGGCCCTCAAGATGCTCTCCGCCGATCTCGGCGCCGACGACGAACTCCACCAGCGTTTTGAGCGGGAGGCGGTGGCCATCGGCCGCCTCAACCATCCCAACATCGTGACCGTGTACGACCTCGGGGAGTCCGAGGGTCACCTCTTCATGGCCATGGAGCTCCTGGAAGGAGATGACCTCCGGGCCCTGATCGAGCGCCAGGTGGACATCCCCCTCGCGGACCGGGTGCGCGTGATGGGCCAGATCTGCGAGGGGCTCGGCTACGCCCACGGCAAGGGCGTCGTGCACCGCGACGTGAAGCCGGCAAACATCTTCGTCACCTCGGGGGGACAGGTCAAGATCCTCGACTTCGGCTTGGCCCGGGTGGCCACGACCGACACCATCACCCGGGCGGGCGTCATCATGGGCACCCCGGACTACATGTCCCCCGAGCAGGCCACGGGTCGGCCCCTCGATCAGCGCACCGACATCTTCTCGGCGGGCGCCGTCTTCTACGAGTTTCTGACCCTCCAGAAGCCGTTCAAGGGGAAGACCCTCCACAGCGTCCTCTACCAGATCCTCTCCGAGGAGCCGGAAGCGGTCCTGACCCTGAATCCCGAGCTTCCCGCGCGCGTGGCCCTCCTTGTCCACCGCATGCTCCGCAAGGACCCCGACCGCCGGTACCCGAGCATGGAAGACGCGGGCCGGGAGGTACAACGGATCCACGCCGCCCTCCGGCGCTCCGGATCCCGGTCCGCCCTGCCCGTGGCCGCACCTCCCCTGAGCGAGGAGAGGCGTGGCAGGGTACGGGACCACCTCACCCGCGGGCGGGGACATTTCGAGGCCGGCCACTGGAAGCAGGCGGCGGCGGAGATGAGCGAGGCCCTGGCTGTCGATCCTGACTGCGGGGAGGCGGCGGAGTTGCTGTGGGGTGCGGGCCGGAGGCTGGTGGGGGGGGGCCGGCCGGAGCCGCCCCCCGACCCCGAAGCGGAGGCGCGGATCGTAGCCCTCCTCGCCCGCGCTGCTCCCGGCCGCCCCCCGGACGAGGCCCGCCGCGCCCTGGCCGAGCTGGCCCTGGTGGCCCCCGACGACGTTCGTCTGGCTGACCTCGTCCGCGAGAGGTCGGGCCGTGACCGCGACCATTGA
- a CDS encoding PilZ domain-containing protein, translating into MTATIDTPGFEPYDPGGSLEEAQPMSALQDREKRVALNLQVEVKGEDTGGLTFEEATRSLNISGGGICFESGQKLVVGSRLLLLIELPPPLRKHFGNRPLYRARAVVCRVEHFEGQAVSRIGARFLGEVEA; encoded by the coding sequence GTGACCGCGACCATTGACACCCCCGGCTTCGAGCCCTACGATCCCGGGGGGTCCTTGGAAGAGGCCCAGCCAATGAGCGCTCTGCAGGACCGAGAGAAACGGGTCGCCCTGAACCTGCAGGTGGAGGTGAAGGGGGAGGACACGGGCGGGCTCACCTTCGAAGAGGCCACCCGGAGCCTCAACATCAGCGGAGGCGGCATCTGCTTCGAGAGCGGGCAGAAACTGGTGGTGGGATCGCGCCTCCTGCTGCTGATCGAGCTCCCCCCTCCCCTGCGCAAGCACTTCGGTAACCGTCCCCTTTATCGCGCCCGGGCGGTGGTGTGCCGGGTCGAGCACTTCGAGGGGCAGGCCGTCTCCCGCATCGGGGCCCGCTTTCTTGGCGAGGTGGAGGCCTAG
- a CDS encoding GAF domain-containing protein, protein MTSTREEEKPWKTDLARRSALRREQVLREVEEAVRKASSFEDGLRQAVEIMKRRFARYSAITAYVADGEDLAVHTSLERPQGPERVWSGGGPLAEAAQGQAPTVVADLSAVPGWASVGLATGSAMVAPVRTEAGLWAILEIWSDFRDAFTVHDVKLMSRVAVALAKKTPAA, encoded by the coding sequence ATGACGTCGACGCGTGAGGAAGAGAAGCCGTGGAAGACCGACCTGGCCCGCAGATCCGCCCTCCGGCGCGAGCAGGTGCTCCGTGAGGTCGAGGAGGCGGTCCGGAAGGCCTCCTCCTTCGAGGACGGGCTGCGCCAGGCGGTGGAGATCATGAAGAGGCGGTTCGCGCGCTACTCCGCGATCACGGCCTACGTGGCCGACGGCGAGGATCTTGCCGTGCATACGTCTCTCGAGCGTCCGCAGGGGCCGGAGCGGGTCTGGTCGGGGGGCGGGCCCCTGGCAGAGGCCGCCCAAGGCCAAGCACCCACGGTGGTCGCGGACCTGAGCGCGGTCCCGGGCTGGGCGAGCGTGGGACTGGCCACGGGCAGCGCCATGGTGGCGCCGGTCCGGACCGAAGCCGGGCTCTGGGCCATCCTCGAGATCTGGAGCGACTTCCGGGACGCCTTCACCGTCCACGACGTGAAGCTCATGAGCCGGGTGGCGGTCGCGCTCGCCAAGAAGACCCCGGCCGCCTGA
- a CDS encoding dihydrodipicolinate synthase family protein, producing MPAPAAPGPSAEPRLRGIVPPLVTPFLANGDLDLASFEANLESYAREDLGGYVVLGSNGEATFLEEDEKLALIRAARRRAGTRLLLVGTGLESTRATIAFTRKAADAGADAALVVTPHYYKSRMTAEALQRHFEAVADASPVPIYLYSIPSFTGLAWPPGLAGALAAHPRIVGMKESAGDLGLLGKIIASVPPSFAVVCGSAPVMYPALCVGAAAGILAVANCAPGPAAALYAAFRAGDHAEARRIQEELTPLSVAVTSTHGIAGLKLALDLAGRRGGAVRAPLLPLPPPAREELKGLLARAEAACPR from the coding sequence GTGCCCGCCCCCGCGGCCCCCGGTCCCTCCGCGGAACCTCGCCTGCGGGGCATCGTCCCTCCCCTGGTCACCCCCTTCCTTGCCAACGGCGACCTCGACCTCGCGTCTTTCGAGGCCAACCTGGAGTCCTACGCGCGCGAGGACCTTGGGGGTTACGTGGTCCTGGGCTCGAACGGCGAGGCGACCTTCTTGGAGGAGGACGAGAAGCTGGCCCTCATCCGCGCCGCACGCCGGCGGGCCGGAACCCGGCTCCTCCTGGTGGGGACGGGCCTGGAGAGCACGCGCGCCACCATCGCGTTCACGCGCAAGGCCGCGGACGCGGGAGCCGACGCCGCCCTCGTGGTCACCCCCCATTACTACAAGTCGAGGATGACGGCGGAGGCTCTGCAGCGGCACTTCGAGGCGGTGGCGGATGCATCGCCCGTTCCCATCTACCTCTACTCCATCCCATCCTTCACCGGTCTCGCTTGGCCCCCCGGCCTGGCGGGGGCCCTCGCGGCCCATCCCCGCATCGTGGGGATGAAGGAGTCCGCGGGAGACCTGGGCCTCCTTGGCAAGATCATTGCCTCCGTGCCGCCGTCGTTCGCAGTTGTCTGCGGCTCCGCGCCGGTCATGTATCCCGCTCTCTGCGTGGGCGCGGCGGCGGGGATCTTGGCCGTGGCCAACTGTGCTCCCGGTCCCGCGGCCGCCCTCTACGCCGCCTTCCGAGCGGGCGACCACGCGGAAGCGCGCCGCATACAGGAAGAGCTCACGCCGCTGAGTGTGGCCGTCACCAGCACCCACGGCATCGCGGGCTTGAAGCTGGCCTTAGATCTCGCGGGCCGACGGGGAG